Part of the Tidjanibacter massiliensis genome is shown below.
AGCGTGTCCTCTTCGACTCCGCCCGTTTCGCCGAGAACGCATACTTCATCAAGACCCGCGAGGAGGGTTATGCCGACAAGACCATCAAGGAAATTTGCCGCGAAATGTTTGCCCTCGCCGACGGAATGACCATGTCGGCCAAAAAAGACGGCCTCGTGAACATGGGCGGTTTCATCGCTACGCGCTGGGAAGACTGGTATGAGGCTGCGAAGAAATTCTGCATTCCCTTTGAAGGTTATCTTACCTACGGCGGTATGAACGGCCGCGACATGGCCGCGCTTGCAGTAGGTCTCGACGAGAATACCGAGTTCGACAACCTCGATACCCGTATCCGTCAGGTACAGTATCTCGCGTCGCTGCTCGATGAGTACGGTATTCCTTATCAGCGTCCCGTAGGCGGTCACGCTATCTTCGTCGATGCCTCCAAGGTGCTCACGAAGATTCCGAAGGAGGAGTTCCCCGCACAGACACTGACCATCGAGCTTTACAAGGAAGCCGGTATCCGTGGCTGCGAGATAGGCTATATTCTGGCCGACCGCGACCCCATCACGCGCGAGAACCGTTTCGGCGGCAACGACTTCGTCCGCATCTGCGTGGCACGCCGCGTCTATACGGACAACCACATGAAGGTGATTGCCGCTGCGCTGAAGAACGTGTACGACCGCCGCGACGAGATTACCCACGGTGTCGAAATCGTATGGGAGGCTCCGCTGATGCGTCACTTCACCGTAAAACTCAAACCGATAGAGTAGTTCGTTGCGAACAATCCTTCGTCATGGGGAGAGGCGTATCGGTGCGCCTCTCCCTTTTTCGTCTCGTCCCGGCAGGGTACGGGTTGCGTATGACCGGCGGAATGAGTAGCTTTGCCCCTCGGAAGTTGCAGAGAGATTATGCAGGAAGTAAGGGCGAAGAAGGCGTTGGGGCAGCATTTCCTGACGGACGAAAACATAGCGCGCAGGATAGCCGGAGCGCTCTCCGGAGGAGGCGATGTACTGGAGGTGGGGTGCGGAACGGGAATGCTGACGCAGTTTCTGCTGGAGCGTACCGATATTACGCTCTACGGCGCCGAAGTGGACGGTGAAAGCATCGGCTTTCTGCACAGCCGGTTTCCTGATTTCGCTCCCCGGCTTTATGACGGGGATTTTCTGCGGATGCCCCTGCGGGAGATGTTTCCCGGCGGGGTGAAGGTCATCGGCAATTTTCCCTATAATATTTCGTCGCAAATATTCTTCAAGATACTCGAAAACCGTGACCTGGTGCCCGAAAGCGTGGGCATGGTACAGAAAGAGGTGGCCGTTCGACTGGCGGAGCCGCCCGGCAGCCGCGATTACGGCATCCTGAGCGTGTTGCTGCAGGCGTGGTATGATATTGAGTACCTTTTCACGGTGCACGAGCATGTTTTCAATCCTCCTCCCAAGGTCAAGAGTGCGGTCATCCGCCTGCGCCGCAACGGAACCCGGGCGCTCGGATGCGATGAGGCGCTGTTCGTCCGGGTAGTGAAGGCGGCCTTCTCGCAGCGGCGCAAGATGCTGAAAAATCCCCTGAAAGCCGTATTCGGCGATTTTGGGGGAGCGGAACATCCGTGGTTTACACGCCGTGCCGAAACGCTTTCCGTCGCGGAATTCGTGGAACTTACCCGCTGGGTGGAAGTACACGGAACCGTCCGTTGACTGCGGTGTTGCCGCCTCGGCGTCCTGCGGCAAGATAATCCCTGCCGGTGGGGATGGCCGGTCGGTATTGCGGGCGGGGGGATGTGCCGTCTCCGGTTCGATTCGGGAATGGAGGTCCGCAGACAGGGCCGGGAAATTCCGTCGATGTAGGGGAGGAGGAATGACGGTTGCCGTAGTTATCGGTTCAGTTCGTTTTCCGCTTCGATGAATTGCTTTGTCAGCCGTTCTCTTGGCTGGCGGGGCATGCCGCCGATGACCAGCAGGTAGGAGTCGCGTACCATCTTCCGGATGAAGGCCGCGGGCAGGTCGCCGTCGAGCCGGACGGAGTTCCAGTGTCTCTTGTTCATGTGGTAGGCCGCGTCGATGTCGGGGTACTTTTCCCGCAGGTCGAGTGCGAGCGACGGGTCGCATTTGAGCGCCACGTGGTCGGCATGAATCATGTCCGTCATGGCGAACATCTTGCCGGCAACCTTGTAGACGAGCGTGGTTTCGTCGAAAGGAGTGGTCTCTTCGCTTTCCGGAAAGGAGAGGCAGTAGGTGCGGAGTTCGAGAATATCCATGGTATGTCGTTTCGGTATGGGTAAAGGTACGAAAATTTACCGAACCGGTCTCAGCCGTTTTATCGGCGGCTCGTACCGTAGGATAATATATCGGGGCGGTTGAGGTCGGCGAATCGCTTCTCTTGCGTTGGTCCGTCGGTGGCGGCAGTGTGTCGGTTTCGTTGCTGCGGGCAGGTAAGGTCCGAAACGGGCGGCGTTTGCGGCCCATGGCCGTCGTTTCGTTTTGGGCAGGTCTCGGGCACGGTCGTCGGACTCCGGGTGGCAGACCCGGGATATCCGGTCGAGGCCGTTCATACGGTCCGGTCGGAAAGAGCAGGAGGCCGTTCCGCGGAACGGCCTCCTGCGTGTCAGAAGATGAATTGGAAACCTGCCTGATAACCGATATAGGTCTGTTGCAGTAGCTTCTTTGTGTGACCGGTCCAGAGGTGGGTTTCGGGGAACAGGCCGATATTGTCCGTTCCCTGAGACATCATGTAGTTGAAGCTGACGCCGCCGAACAGGTTATAGTGTTTTCCGATGCGGAAAGAGGGAGCGAAAAGGTAACCGAAATTGAGGACGGGCAGGGACGACGAGGCCCCGATGGTCGTCGCTTTGAATTCGTTGTTCAGCTCGAACCATTTGCAGACCGGGATGTGGATACCGTATCCCGCTTCCGTCGTTATTCCGTTGCCGTCGGCTTTGTGGTTGTAGCCGACGCCCAGTATACCGTAAGTATATTTACCGCCGGAACGGAACGATACGACCGCATTTCCCAGCATGTCGTAAGTCAGGGCGATGCCCTTTTCTCCCTTTTTGATGATATTGATGATACCGATGGGAAAATCGCTCTCTTCGGCCACGTTGACCAGTGCAGCGAACTGGACGCCCGTCACTTCTTCTGCTACATTGACCAACCCGGCGAATTGCACTCCTTTCACATCTTTTGCGGTGTTGAGCAGTCCGGCAAACTGGACTCCTTTTACGTTCCCGGCCGTATTCAGCAGTCCTGCGAATTGTACTCCTTTAAAACGGCCTTTCGTACTGTTGCTCAGCCCGCCGAACATGACGCCCTTGCTGTTGTCGCCCGAATAATTGACAAGTCCGGAGAATTGCATTCCCTTGAAGCCGTCGGCGATGTTGCACATTCCCGTGAACTGGAGTCCTTTAAAATGCCCTTTGGTACTGTTGAACAGTCCGCCGACCATGACACCCCGGCTGTGTTCTCCGGAACGGTTTACCATGCCGGAGAGTTGCATGCCCGTGTAACTCTCCCGTGTGATGTTCGTCAGTCCTGCGAGGACCAGGCCCTTGCCTTCATGGCCGATGTAATTGGAGATACCTGCTATCTGTACACCGGTAGCCCGTTCGGAGATGAGGCTGCACAATCCGGAAACGACCAGATTCTCTTCGTTTCTCGAATTGCCTATCAGCAGGTTGACAGATGCGCCGTTCGTGTATTCGGCGGCCTGTGTACCGTTCGTGCACAGTGGGGGGAACAGGCCGAAACTGAAAGCGGCATAGGGAGCATCGTCTTTTTGGGCAGACGCCTTGCCGCATATCAGGAAAGCGAGCGAAAGGAAGAGTAACGTTTTTTTCATGGTCTTATCGTTTTTGTTCCTATTCGGAATAGTTGTCGCATTACTACCGGGACGGATGGTATGGGGAGGTTGCCGTTTCGGATTTGATGAATCGGCTCGGGTACGGTGTCCGGTTCCGAAGTGGACGGAGCAGGTGGCTTGCGGGAATCGTTGGCATTCGGCAGGAAAGATTCCTGCGGGTATTGTGCATCGTCGAAGTGGATTCGGTCTCTTTTGCCGTCGTTCGGCTTCGGAAGAGAGCGGTAGCCGGTTCGGGCTCGTACACGTTCGACTGAGAAGATTTCATGTGTGTATGGAAACTGTCCCGTTTTGAGAACACAAAAATAAGAAAAAGAGGTTTTCGGAAAAAGAATAATCGTTTCATGGTCTTCAAGGAGCGGACGGCGTGACGGCCCGGCAGGGGACGGAAGGAGCGGCGATATCTGCTTTTTTTGAAAAACGACGGCTCCGCAGATTTCTGCGGAGCCGTGCGGAACTTCGTGTAAAACGGTAAATTACTTATATATATGCTATATAACTAACATTA
Proteins encoded:
- a CDS encoding tryptophanase, producing MELPFAESWKIKMVEPIRKSTRAEREQWIKEANYNVFQLKADQVYIDGLTDSGTGAMSDRQWAALMMGDESYAGARSFYELKDTITRITGFEYVIPTHQGRAAENVLFSALVKEGDVVPGNSHFDTTKGHIESRRAMALDCTVDEAKNTQLEVPFKGNVDPKKLEKALEEYHDKVPFIIVTITNNTAGGQPVSMQNLREVRAIADKYNKRVLFDSARFAENAYFIKTREEGYADKTIKEICREMFALADGMTMSAKKDGLVNMGGFIATRWEDWYEAAKKFCIPFEGYLTYGGMNGRDMAALAVGLDENTEFDNLDTRIRQVQYLASLLDEYGIPYQRPVGGHAIFVDASKVLTKIPKEEFPAQTLTIELYKEAGIRGCEIGYILADRDPITRENRFGGNDFVRICVARRVYTDNHMKVIAAALKNVYDRRDEITHGVEIVWEAPLMRHFTVKLKPIE
- the rsmA gene encoding 16S rRNA (adenine(1518)-N(6)/adenine(1519)-N(6))-dimethyltransferase RsmA, giving the protein MQEVRAKKALGQHFLTDENIARRIAGALSGGGDVLEVGCGTGMLTQFLLERTDITLYGAEVDGESIGFLHSRFPDFAPRLYDGDFLRMPLREMFPGGVKVIGNFPYNISSQIFFKILENRDLVPESVGMVQKEVAVRLAEPPGSRDYGILSVLLQAWYDIEYLFTVHEHVFNPPPKVKSAVIRLRRNGTRALGCDEALFVRVVKAAFSQRRKMLKNPLKAVFGDFGGAEHPWFTRRAETLSVAEFVELTRWVEVHGTVR
- a CDS encoding MmcQ/YjbR family DNA-binding protein, coding for MDILELRTYCLSFPESEETTPFDETTLVYKVAGKMFAMTDMIHADHVALKCDPSLALDLREKYPDIDAAYHMNKRHWNSVRLDGDLPAAFIRKMVRDSYLLVIGGMPRQPRERLTKQFIEAENELNR